Within Triplophysa rosa unplaced genomic scaffold, Trosa_1v2 scaffold819, whole genome shotgun sequence, the genomic segment CACGAGCCATGCTCTCCAACCAGCAACAAGTACCTGAAGGGTACAAGCCAAGAAAGCTTCTGAGGATCTGCGATTTCTGAGCAGTTGTCTTTCAAGTTCAAAAGGAATTTGCCTCAATATTCcttttcctacattttttcGAGGTCCATTGTTATTTAGGAAGCATTGAAGACTACTTCGAGTAGGCCTATTTGCCTGcgtctgtttttattaactcaTTAAAATGGAGTTGTCGGATATTCCCTTCCCCATCCCATCAGCTGATGATTTCTACGACGACCCTTGCTTCAACACCAACGACATGCACTTCTTCGAAGACCTGGACCCCAGGCTCGTTCACGTGGGTCTGCTCAAGCCCGACGAGCATCACCACATCGAGGACGAGCACGTCCGGGCGCCCAGCGGGCATCACCAGGCCGGCAGGTGTCTGCTGTGGGCATGCAAAGCGTGCAAACGAAAAACCACCAACGCTGACCGCCGCAAAGCCGCCACGATGCGTGAGAGGCGACGACTGGGCAAAGTAAACGACGCGTTCGAGAACCTTAAGAGATGCACGTCCACCAACCCGAACCAGAGGCTGCCCAAAGTGGAGATCCTGAGAAACGCTATTAGTTACATCGAGTCTCTGCAGGCGCTGCTCAGAGGTCAAGAGGAAAACTATTACCCTGTCCTGGAGCATTACAGCGGGGACTCTGATGCCTCCAGCCCGAGGTCCAACTGCTCTGATGGCATGGtgagcatttttatgtacaATATCTTTTAGCTAGATTTCGTACATGATGGCCTACATTAATATGCTGGATTGGAGAAAACGCAAGTTTCCAtaatcattataaataaatattggcaGCGTTTGACAATATTGACCAAAAAGAGActctaaatatttatttgaatgttgttattttttcatgttttatagaTGGATTTCATGGGTCCCACGTGTCCGTCGAGAAGGCGAAACAGCTATGACAGTTCATACTTCAACGAGACGCAAAACGGTGAGTTGCGCCGATTAATGTCATTCTCCAAAATGCGTAAatagtttatttgttttgtttgttttttgtgacGGGGAAGGAGTGACTCGAAGTTAAAATcttctttattgttttttttttacagctgaCGTACGGAATAACAAAAAAGCAGTGGTTTCCAGTTTGGATTGTCTGTC encodes:
- the LOC130551250 gene encoding myoblast determination protein 1 homolog, with protein sequence MELSDIPFPIPSADDFYDDPCFNTNDMHFFEDLDPRLVHVGLLKPDEHHHIEDEHVRAPSGHHQAGRCLLWACKACKRKTTNADRRKAATMRERRRLGKVNDAFENLKRCTSTNPNQRLPKVEILRNAISYIESLQALLRGQEENYYPVLEHYSGDSDASSPRSNCSDGMMDFMGPTCPSRRRNSYDSSYFNETQNADVRNNKKAVVSSLDCLSSIVERISTETPACPALSVLEGPDGHPCSPQEGSVLSDTGAPLPSPTNCPQQQAQDPIYQVL